From the Finegoldia magna ATCC 29328 genome, the window CTCCAAAACTGGTGCCATCAATACTTTTCCAGTTCCTCTGTACACATTCACAAGTCCTTCACCACTTGTAGCGGAACCTATCAATGATTTGCCAGCTCTTTCAACTGTAAAGCTCAACGTTCCACTCCAAGCAATCGCCATGCTTCCATCTATTTTCAACACGTCATTGTCAAGAGTTATTTCGATCAATTCTTCTCTTGGAACATAAGATTCCAATGCGACAATTCCTGTTCCGTGAAGTCCAAGGTTAAACAATCCTTCGCCACCTGCAACAGCCGATGAAATACTTGATTGCATGATAGCTTTGTGTTCCAATTCAGAATCGCAAGCCAAGAACAATCCATCTTCAATGATGATTTCGTTGTTCCAATCATCTGCATCCAACAAAATAATGTGCTTGTATGTAGGTTCCAATACCAAAAGCCCATCACCTGTGTATTCTGGTTTGATTGCACTTTCTCCAGTGACCGAACCACGCAAAGCTTTTTTGAAGAAATCTCCAGCTCCTTTTATTCCAGTAGTTGAATTGACATTTCCAACCATCCATTGCATAGCTCCCGCTTGCACAGTTATATTTGATTGGGAAACATCGCAAACCAATTGTCTTCTTCTGACATTCATTTCAGATGCGAAGTAAGAGCTTTGTGCTTGTTCGTAATCAACCGACAAATCCCTCTTGTATTCTACAACTTTAAACGCTCCATTTTGTTCTTTGATTATTACATCATCATTATCTTCAAAATTTTTAACTTTAAACATATAGCACCTCTTTTCATGAATATTATATCATATTGTTCAATTTTTAAATTTGAATTTTATTGTATTTGTTATATAATAAAAATTTGGCAATCCGAAAAATTTATTATATAATTTTACAAAAGAAGGAGATATTATGACGAAAAAAATATTAAACACATCCCTTGCATACGTCGCAGTGCTCACTGGTGCGGGCCTTGCAAGCGGACAAGAAATCTTGCAATATTTCACAGCTTATGGCAAGTCTGGTTTGTGGACCGCGCTATTTGTTTTGTTGTTGCATACATTTATCGGAGCGATTATTTTGGAATTGGGCTCGTATTATTTTGCAGATGAGCACAGCGATGTCTTGGATGAAATTGCATCCAAGAAATTCACGAAAGTATTCGACATTTTACTTATCTTAACAGGATTTATAATCGGGTTTGTAATGCTATCAGGTGCAGGATCCAACCTCAACCAACAATTTGGACTAGCTCCATGGATAGGGTCTTTGATTTGCGCACTACTTGTAATTTTCGTAGGAATGATGGATTTTGAAAAAGTTACGAGAATTATCGGAGCCTTCACTCCAATTATCGTGGCGTTGATTTTAATTGCATCAATCTATACAATCGTGAAATTTGATGGAAGTTTTGACCAATTAGATCCAATCGCAAGAACTATTTCGAAAAATTTCGGCAATCCTTGGCTTTCTGTAGTCAATTACTTTTCATTGTGTATGATGGTGGGTTTGAGTACGGCCTTTGCTATCGGTGGTAACCATGTATTATCAGAAGAAGCCAAAGTCAGTGGACTTTTGGGAGGATTTATCACAGGAACGGTAACATCACTTTTGGCTGTTGTTTTATTCATGAGAGTCGACATTTTAAAAGATTCAGATCTTCCAACACAAGTTTTAATCGAAGAAATCAACCCTGTTCTTGGTTTGATAATGAGTTTGGTAATTTTCGGAATGATTTTTAACACAGCAATCGGCTTGTATTATTCATTGGCAAAAAGATTTTCAAAAAATAGTCCTGGAAAGTACAAAATGTATTTAATAGGATTCGTAACTGTGGGATTTTTCCTAAGCTTTTTAGGATTCAAGAAACTTATCAGCATCACCTACCCAATCATAGGTTACGCTGGAATTATATTGATACTATTCTTGATTTACGCATACATCAGAGATTTTAAGAAAA encodes:
- a CDS encoding AIM24 family protein, giving the protein MFKVKNFEDNDDVIIKEQNGAFKVVEYKRDLSVDYEQAQSSYFASEMNVRRRQLVCDVSQSNITVQAGAMQWMVGNVNSTTGIKGAGDFFKKALRGSVTGESAIKPEYTGDGLLVLEPTYKHIILLDADDWNNEIIIEDGLFLACDSELEHKAIMQSSISSAVAGGEGLFNLGLHGTGIVALESYVPREELIEITLDNDVLKIDGSMAIAWSGTLSFTVERAGKSLIGSATSGEGLVNVYRGTGKVLMAPVLE
- a CDS encoding YkvI family membrane protein gives rise to the protein MTKKILNTSLAYVAVLTGAGLASGQEILQYFTAYGKSGLWTALFVLLLHTFIGAIILELGSYYFADEHSDVLDEIASKKFTKVFDILLILTGFIIGFVMLSGAGSNLNQQFGLAPWIGSLICALLVIFVGMMDFEKVTRIIGAFTPIIVALILIASIYTIVKFDGSFDQLDPIARTISKNFGNPWLSVVNYFSLCMMVGLSTAFAIGGNHVLSEEAKVSGLLGGFITGTVTSLLAVVLFMRVDILKDSDLPTQVLIEEINPVLGLIMSLVIFGMIFNTAIGLYYSLAKRFSKNSPGKYKMYLIGFVTVGFFLSFLGFKKLISITYPIIGYAGIILILFLIYAYIRDFKKIKKESKRRFKILDLLEKKYDDDQHYSKKDASKVKSMIEDSNLDNKVLKEEMETMAEENQSDDNDEENTEE